One genomic region from Proteus vulgaris encodes:
- a CDS encoding oxidative damage protection protein, translated as MSRTIFCTFLNKEADGLDFQLYPGEIGKRIFNEISKEAWAQWMAKQTMLINEKKLNTMNPDDRKLLEQEMVRFLFEGHDVHIDGYTPPEK; from the coding sequence ATGAGCAGAACTATTTTTTGTACTTTCCTGAACAAAGAAGCTGATGGACTTGATTTTCAGTTGTACCCAGGAGAAATTGGAAAGCGCATTTTCAATGAGATCTCAAAAGAAGCATGGGCTCAATGGATGGCAAAACAGACCATGCTTATTAATGAGAAAAAACTTAACACCATGAATCCTGATGATCGCAAACTATTAGAACAAGAAATGGTACGATTTTTATTTGAAGGCCATGATGTTCATATTGACGGCTACACACCACCTGAAAAATAA